The Paracoccus sp. TOH sequence GCCGGTGCCCCAATCCTCGATGAAGTAATAGCCGCCGGGCTTCAGGTGATGCTCGAACAGATGCCAGAAGCAGAGCCGCGCCAACTGTCCGACATGGGCGGCGTCGTCGATGATGACGTCGAAGCCCTCGGGCGCGCGCTCGGCGGCAAGGCGGTCCAGCACCGCCTTGTCCTGCTGCTCGCCGACATAGCAGCGCACCCGGCCGCTGTCGAAACGCGCCGGGCAGGGGGTGATATCCAGGCCGGTGATCTCGGCATTGGGCAGCCAGCTTTCCCAATGCCGCAGCGAATCGCCGCGGGCTATGCCCAGTTCCAGGAACTTCAGCGGCCGCTGCCGGATCGGTCCCAGATAGGTTTCGTAATTCGCGAAATAATGCGCGAGGCCCATCTTGTCGATCGGGACCTCGTCCACGCTCTGCATCAAGACCGTGCCGGGCAACGCCATGTCCCTCCCCGTGCCGTCCCTACCCAAGCCGGGCCTGCGGCCGCGGCAACTCGTGACCCGGAAAGGATAGGGGGCGGCCCGGGGCGCGGGCAAAGAAAATCATCGCGGCCTTGCCCAATAGACAGGCGCCGGCTCGGCGCGGGCATGGCCAAGGATGTTCGACGGGGTCGCCTTGCAGCCCCAGGTTGCGGAAATCCCCGCGAAACCGGCCGCCCCGCCGGGGGCGGCCGGGGCCGTCACATGGTCTGGCCGACCAGAGAATCGGTGCTGGCCGTGGCCTTCATGCATTGGTGATAGGTCAGCGTGGTCGAATCCTCGGTTATGCGCAGCGTGCCGTCCGGCCGGGTCTGCAGGTCCACCACGCGGTTGCCGGCGGCCGGAGAGCCCTCGCAGGCCAGGGTGACGCGGGTCTGGTTCACCTGTTGCTCGGCATTGGCGACGGTGCAGGTCGCGCCGGGGAACATGAACTTGTTGCCGTCGATGACCAGGCTCTTGTCGCTGGTCGGATCGCCGCAATTCGATTCCAGCAGGTTGTAGGTGCCGTTCAGGGCGCTGGACTGCGCGATCGGGCCCGGGGTGGGTTCGGGGGTCGTCGGCGCGACCTGATCGCAGGCCACCAGGCCCAGCGTCGCCACGGCAGCAAGGGCGAGAAGAGGCTTCATCACAGTCATTTCAATCTCCCGTTGTTTCAGGAAGCGTCGGCCAGCAGGCCGCGTCCTCTCAACAAAGCGTGAACCCCCGGTTTTCGTTCCCTGAATTTCAACCAAAGTTCGTCCGCCGGCAGGGAATCGCCTTTCGACAGGATC is a genomic window containing:
- a CDS encoding class I SAM-dependent methyltransferase gives rise to the protein MALPGTVLMQSVDEVPIDKMGLAHYFANYETYLGPIRQRPLKFLELGIARGDSLRHWESWLPNAEITGLDITPCPARFDSGRVRCYVGEQQDKAVLDRLAAERAPEGFDVIIDDAAHVGQLARLCFWHLFEHHLKPGGYYFIEDWGTGYWPQYPDGKHYRPPDPDLAAHEKLLDRMHKSALVQAVYPLRKATGWMRWNLVRRRFHGHDRGMVGFVKELIDECGAEDMTHPSFGTGTPRRSRFDWMRVSLGHVVIRKAG